A region of the Pseudomonadota bacterium genome:
CAGATTCACCTGCCTTCATGTCATCGCGAAGCGATGTCATCAAAACAGGATCTGCTCAAAGGGCGACACCGGATCAGTCGGCGTGCTGGTCGATGTAATCGATCGCATCCTTGATGGTGAGGATCTTTTCCGCCGCGTCATCGGGGATTTCGACACCGAACTCCTCCTCGAACGCCATCACCAGTTCAACCGTATCGAGGCTGTCGGCCCCCAAGTCGTCAATAAAACTCGCGCTGTCCGTGACCTTGGCTTCATCGACGCCGAGATGGTCGACGACGATCTTTTTTACGCGATCAGACACATCGCTCATCGGGACACAACCTCCATGATTTCTCAAGAATTTCCGTGAC
Encoded here:
- a CDS encoding acyl carrier protein, whose protein sequence is MSDVSDRVKKIVVDHLGVDEAKVTDSASFIDDLGADSLDTVELVMAFEEEFGVEIPDDAAEKILTIKDAIDYIDQHAD